GCGCGCAGTTATGCCCTTGTTCCTGCACCGTCTTAGAGATAACCGCCAGCAACGGCTTATTATCTTCGGCATTAAAGTAAACCAAAGCTACGCGCAATTACTCGGCCGCCTCTGTTACAGCTTCTTCGGCGGTAACGCTTTCCACCACTTCGGTATCAATAATAAATTCTTCGGGTGCAATAATTTGCACATTATTTTCTTCCCACCAATTAGCGGCTCCTGCTCCCGGCAAAGCCATTTGCTCTAACAAGGCGCTATCCAAACGCGTACGGTTTAAAAACCCATAACCTAAAGCCGAAACAAAAAAGATTACGGCCAAAGTCGCCGTCATACGATGCAGCACAT
The DNA window shown above is from Spirochaetaceae bacterium and carries:
- the secG gene encoding preprotein translocase subunit SecG is translated as MQFFGGVLLVVFIIVAVLLAILVFIQDDQGEGMGGIFAGGSTTPFGSRSGNVLHRMTATLAVIFFVSALGYGFLNRTRLDSALLEQMALPGAGAANWWEENNVQIIAPEEFIIDTEVVESVTAEEAVTEAAE